A section of the Acomys russatus chromosome 10, mAcoRus1.1, whole genome shotgun sequence genome encodes:
- the Stmp1 gene encoding short transmembrane mitochondrial protein 1: MLQFLLGFTLGNVVGMYLAQNYDMPNLAKKLEEIKKDLEAKKKPPSS, encoded by the exons ATGCTCCAGTTCCTG CTCGGATTCACTTTGGGCAACGTGGTTGGAATGTACCTGGCTCAGAACTATGAC atgccaAACCTGGCTAAAAAGCTCGAAGAGATTAAAAAGGACCTGGAAGCCAAGAAGAAACCCCCCAGTTCCTGA